In Micromonospora sp. WMMA1363, a genomic segment contains:
- a CDS encoding ferritin-like domain-containing protein, with product MSTRIYTLPVEQTRWHVPGGATTVFDWDYDTGRDRLLALYEKGKQRQWDAAERLDWSIEIDPNDPMGVPEESIAIYGSRVWDKLGPKERGLVRLHLNAWQFSQFLHGEQGALICSSKIVASVPDVDSKFYAATQVVDEARHMEAYSRYLREKVELAYPINPSLQALLNNVISDSRWDMTYLGMQVLIEGLALAAFGLIRDYAKEPLAQALNAYVMQDEARHVAFGRLALRDYYPQLTQAERDEREEFCVEACHLMAQRFVGEEVWRHLDIDANECIDFMRRSEHFRAFRSHLFSRIVPTLRDIGLFGPKMRHAFAELGVLGFAEVDLDQMMAQDEDIAVEVDERRRRQVGATIAVGADGLPTGSTDSNTA from the coding sequence TTGAGCACGCGCATCTACACGCTCCCGGTGGAGCAGACCCGCTGGCACGTACCGGGCGGGGCGACGACCGTCTTCGACTGGGACTACGACACCGGCCGGGATCGGTTGCTCGCCCTCTACGAGAAGGGCAAGCAGCGGCAGTGGGACGCCGCCGAACGGCTGGACTGGTCGATCGAGATCGACCCGAACGACCCGATGGGAGTACCGGAGGAGTCCATCGCCATCTACGGCTCCCGGGTGTGGGACAAGCTCGGGCCGAAGGAGCGCGGGCTGGTCCGGTTACACCTCAACGCGTGGCAGTTCTCCCAGTTCCTGCACGGGGAGCAGGGGGCGCTGATCTGCTCGTCGAAGATCGTCGCGAGTGTCCCCGACGTCGACTCGAAGTTCTACGCGGCCACCCAGGTGGTGGACGAGGCCCGGCACATGGAGGCCTACTCGCGATACCTGCGGGAGAAGGTCGAGCTGGCGTACCCGATCAATCCAAGCCTGCAGGCGCTGCTCAACAACGTCATCTCCGACTCCCGCTGGGACATGACCTATCTGGGTATGCAGGTGCTCATCGAAGGCCTGGCGCTGGCCGCGTTCGGCCTGATCCGCGACTACGCCAAGGAGCCGCTGGCCCAGGCCCTCAACGCCTACGTCATGCAGGACGAGGCCCGGCACGTGGCCTTCGGTCGGCTGGCCCTGCGCGACTACTACCCGCAGCTCACCCAGGCCGAGCGCGACGAACGCGAGGAGTTCTGCGTCGAGGCCTGTCACCTGATGGCGCAACGGTTCGTGGGCGAGGAGGTGTGGCGCCACCTGGACATCGACGCGAACGAGTGCATCGACTTCATGCGCCGCTCCGAGCACTTCCGCGCGTTCCGCAGCCACCTGTTCTCGCGCATCGTCCCCACGCTGCGCGACATCGGCCTCTTCGGACCGAAGATGCGCCACGCCTTCGCCGAACTGGGTGTCCTGGGCTTCGCTGAGGTGGACCTGGACCAGATGATGGCGCAGGACGAGGACATCGCCGTCGAGGTCGACGAGCGTCGCCGACGCCAGGTCGGGGCGACCATCGCCGTCGGCGCCGACGGCCTGCCCACCGGGTCGACCGACAGCAACACTGCATGA
- a CDS encoding proline iminopeptidase-family hydrolase, which produces MSVDSATDLGSEGVLKWAGGSTWYRTVGDLTGGPAPVVVCHGGPGLTHDYLLSLAALAAGGRACVFYDQLGNGRSDHRPDAADGFWTVPLFLTELRALLTHLGITDRYHLLGHSWGGLLALELATERPAGLRSLVLADSFAAGETYRAEVGRLRDELPDAVRAALAGPPDDPGYAEAVSAFYARHVCRMRPVPDEVLRTLGAVREDPRVYETMAGGNEFDLRGHLADWDIRDRLGRVAVPALLISGRYDEVTPAAVAELHHGLSSSRWELFEESSHMPHVEEPEHFRATVDAFLAGIDAADGRPATSDHVRSAVR; this is translated from the coding sequence ATGAGCGTGGACAGCGCAACGGACCTGGGATCCGAGGGTGTTCTCAAGTGGGCCGGCGGATCCACCTGGTACCGGACAGTCGGTGACCTGACCGGCGGCCCCGCGCCCGTGGTGGTCTGCCACGGAGGGCCGGGCCTCACCCACGACTATCTCCTGTCGTTGGCGGCGCTCGCCGCCGGCGGCCGGGCCTGCGTCTTCTACGACCAACTGGGCAACGGCCGATCCGACCACCGGCCGGACGCGGCGGACGGGTTCTGGACGGTGCCGCTGTTCCTCACCGAGCTGCGCGCACTGCTGACACACCTGGGTATCACCGACCGGTACCACCTGCTCGGCCACTCCTGGGGTGGCCTGCTGGCCCTGGAGTTGGCCACCGAGCGTCCGGCCGGCCTGCGGTCGCTGGTGCTCGCCGACAGCTTCGCCGCCGGCGAGACCTACCGGGCAGAGGTCGGCAGGCTCCGCGACGAGCTGCCCGACGCTGTTCGCGCCGCGCTCGCCGGCCCGCCCGACGACCCCGGGTACGCCGAGGCGGTGAGCGCCTTCTACGCCCGGCATGTCTGCCGGATGCGACCGGTGCCCGACGAGGTGCTGCGGACCCTCGGCGCGGTACGCGAGGATCCGCGGGTCTACGAGACGATGGCCGGCGGCAACGAGTTCGACCTGCGTGGCCACCTCGCCGACTGGGACATCCGGGATCGGCTGGGCCGGGTCGCGGTCCCCGCTCTGTTGATCTCCGGGCGGTACGACGAGGTGACCCCGGCGGCCGTTGCCGAGCTGCACCACGGGCTGTCCTCCTCCCGGTGGGAGCTGTTCGAGGAGTCCAGCCACATGCCGCACGTCGAGGAACCGGAACACTTCCGCGCGACGGTCGACGCGTTCCTGGCCGGGATCGACGCGGCCGACGGTCGACCGGCCACGTCGGACCACGTCCGCTCCGCGGTGCGCTGA
- a CDS encoding flavin reductase family protein has translation MSGPGPAPPTTPATRGAPDTREFRRVMGRYPTGAVVVATMLAGRPYGMAVNSFTSVSLDPMLVLFCVHRSSRTWGALRASGRFAVSVLAADQAHVCRVFATPGADRFASLPWSTNDSGQPVLGGAVAWLDCAVTAVVDGGDHEVVFGVVRAAFDRPDGGPLVCHRGGFTGLSEP, from the coding sequence ATGTCGGGACCGGGACCGGCGCCACCCACCACCCCGGCGACGCGCGGCGCGCCGGACACCCGCGAGTTCCGTCGGGTGATGGGGCGTTACCCCACCGGCGCGGTGGTGGTCGCCACAATGCTCGCCGGCCGGCCGTACGGCATGGCGGTGAACTCGTTCACCTCGGTGTCCCTCGATCCGATGCTGGTTCTCTTCTGCGTGCACCGGTCATCGCGGACCTGGGGGGCGCTACGGGCCAGTGGGCGGTTCGCGGTCAGCGTGCTCGCCGCCGACCAGGCGCACGTCTGCCGGGTGTTCGCCACCCCGGGCGCGGACCGTTTCGCCTCGCTGCCCTGGTCGACGAACGACTCCGGCCAGCCGGTGCTGGGCGGCGCGGTGGCCTGGCTCGACTGCGCGGTCACCGCGGTGGTCGACGGCGGCGATCACGAGGTGGTGTTCGGCGTGGTGCGGGCCGCGTTCGACCGCCCGGACGGTGGTCCGCTGGTCTGTCACCGGGGTGGGTTCACCGGCCTGTCGGAGCCGTGA
- a CDS encoding alpha/beta fold hydrolase, with protein sequence MTGGAAALWLDPLPVVAPALRLLCLPPAGAGARFFQDWRRYAPGWLQLCPVRPPGRDGRIDEPAGGTLAGLAASVAAAVAELDATDPLPLAVFGHSMGGLLGYELTPLLRDAGVTVRHLFVSATPTPGPRWARAVLAGIVDPTAFLRRLGGTPAELWQHPELRDLVVATTTADLRTLARHTPGRHAVPCPVSVFQGWDDPLAGPSDLAWWRERTGSPPSERVFPGGHFYCLDDPAGIVAAVSVALSAPVTAPTGR encoded by the coding sequence GTGACCGGCGGCGCCGCCGCGCTCTGGCTGGATCCGCTGCCGGTGGTGGCGCCCGCCCTACGGCTGCTCTGCCTGCCGCCGGCCGGCGCGGGGGCCCGGTTCTTCCAGGACTGGCGCCGGTACGCCCCGGGCTGGCTGCAGCTGTGCCCGGTGCGGCCGCCCGGCCGGGACGGCCGGATCGACGAACCCGCCGGCGGCACGCTGGCCGGGCTGGCCGCCTCCGTCGCCGCGGCGGTGGCCGAGCTGGACGCCACCGATCCGTTGCCGCTGGCCGTGTTCGGCCACAGCATGGGTGGCCTGCTCGGGTACGAGCTGACACCGCTGCTCCGCGACGCCGGGGTGACGGTACGCCACCTGTTCGTCTCGGCCACCCCGACACCGGGCCCCCGGTGGGCGCGCGCCGTCCTGGCCGGGATCGTCGACCCGACGGCCTTCCTGCGCCGACTCGGTGGCACGCCAGCGGAACTCTGGCAGCATCCGGAGCTGCGGGACCTGGTGGTCGCCACCACGACGGCGGACCTGCGTACGCTGGCCCGACACACCCCGGGCCGGCACGCGGTGCCCTGCCCCGTGTCGGTGTTCCAGGGTTGGGACGACCCACTTGCCGGGCCGTCGGACCTGGCGTGGTGGCGGGAGCGGACCGGATCCCCACCGTCGGAGCGGGTGTTCCCCGGTGGGCACTTCTACTGCCTGGACGACCCGGCCGGAATCGTGGCCGCGGTGTCGGTCGCGCTGTCCGCCCCGGTCACGGCTCCGACAGGCCGGTGA
- a CDS encoding FAD-dependent oxidoreductase translates to MRGTNDGTEPVDTVDVVVVGAGSAGCAVARRLVERGRRVLLLEAGGPDVNPAIHDPLRFGELWFTEENWGYQTQPQRAADGRRLPWPRGRVLGGSSSLNAMIYARGAPADYDHWAYLGNTGWSWRDVLPVYRRMEDYDTGPTPLRGVGGPVPVLTAYRPDPIHESLVDAAGEVDVPFNPDYNSGDLDGISYLQFTVRDGRRCGSAAAYLRPVADRPELTVRTRARARRLLVDGDRCAGVVWERNGRPTTTRAEEEVVLAAGTLESPRLLMLSGIGDADELRGLGLDVVAHLPGVGRNLQDHLLVPVVFGTGRPLGRPSAGLPPAQTHLYWRSRPGLPVPDTQPLHFPVPMCPPGFAAPDSGFTLQAGLVRPASRGRLRLGGPEPDDELLIEAGVLRCAVDLDALVASVGLCRELGAGKALRQGWEAREVHPGPEVTGDEQVRAYVRATVSTYHHQVGTARMGVDEDAVVDPRLRVRGLRGLRVADASVMPTVPTGNTHAPAVMIGERAADFITGEQP, encoded by the coding sequence TTGCGCGGAACAAACGACGGCACCGAGCCGGTGGACACCGTCGACGTGGTGGTGGTCGGCGCCGGGTCGGCCGGCTGCGCGGTGGCCCGCCGGCTGGTCGAACGCGGGCGGCGGGTGCTCCTCCTGGAGGCTGGCGGACCCGACGTCAATCCGGCCATCCACGATCCCCTGCGCTTCGGCGAGCTGTGGTTCACCGAGGAGAACTGGGGCTATCAGACCCAACCGCAGCGGGCCGCGGACGGCCGCCGCCTGCCCTGGCCGCGCGGCCGCGTGCTGGGCGGCTCCAGCTCCCTGAACGCGATGATCTACGCGCGCGGCGCGCCGGCCGACTACGACCACTGGGCGTACCTCGGCAACACCGGATGGTCCTGGCGGGACGTGCTGCCCGTGTACCGGCGGATGGAGGACTACGACACCGGGCCGACACCGCTGCGCGGTGTCGGCGGCCCCGTTCCCGTGCTCACCGCCTACCGGCCGGACCCGATCCACGAGTCGCTGGTCGACGCCGCCGGCGAGGTCGACGTTCCGTTCAACCCGGACTACAACTCCGGAGACCTCGACGGCATCTCGTACCTCCAGTTCACCGTGCGGGACGGGCGGCGGTGCGGCAGCGCGGCGGCGTACCTCAGACCCGTCGCCGACCGGCCGGAACTCACGGTACGGACGCGGGCCCGGGCCCGGCGGCTGCTGGTCGACGGCGACCGGTGCGCGGGCGTGGTGTGGGAACGGAACGGCCGACCCACCACCACCCGGGCCGAGGAGGAGGTCGTGCTCGCCGCCGGCACTTTGGAGTCACCGCGGCTGCTGATGCTTTCCGGCATCGGCGACGCCGACGAACTGCGCGGACTCGGCCTCGACGTGGTCGCGCACCTGCCCGGCGTCGGCCGCAACCTCCAGGACCACCTGCTCGTGCCGGTCGTCTTCGGCACCGGCCGCCCGCTCGGCCGTCCGTCGGCCGGCCTGCCGCCGGCCCAGACCCACCTGTACTGGCGTAGCCGCCCTGGCCTTCCGGTGCCGGACACCCAGCCGCTGCACTTCCCGGTGCCGATGTGCCCACCCGGGTTCGCCGCGCCGGACAGCGGCTTCACGCTCCAGGCCGGGCTGGTGCGCCCGGCCAGCCGGGGCCGGCTCCGGCTGGGCGGGCCCGAACCCGACGACGAACTACTCATCGAGGCGGGCGTGCTGCGCTGCGCCGTGGACCTCGACGCGCTGGTCGCCTCGGTGGGACTGTGCCGGGAACTGGGTGCCGGCAAGGCCCTGCGCCAGGGCTGGGAGGCTCGGGAGGTCCACCCCGGGCCGGAGGTGACCGGCGACGAGCAGGTGCGGGCGTACGTCCGGGCAACCGTCTCGACCTATCACCACCAGGTCGGTACCGCCCGGATGGGCGTCGACGAGGACGCCGTCGTGGACCCGCGGCTGCGGGTCCGGGGCCTGCGCGGCCTGCGCGTCGCCGACGCGTCGGTGATGCCGACCGTGCCCACCGGCAACACCCACGCGCCGGCCGTCATGATCGGCGAGCGGGCCGCGGACTTCATCACGGGCGAGCAGCCGTGA
- a CDS encoding beta-ketoacyl-[acyl-carrier-protein] synthase family protein, with protein sequence MTGGDLAVTGLGLVTPAGIGVDATWMGVCAGASTARADPELTDLPVTFSCRVPAFEPRRTVGRRSWQYDRFVQLALVAAREAVADAGLDPATWDGARVGVVMGCGLGGVATWETQHKNLLGGGPPTVSALLIPMLVPNMVAGQIGIALRATGPNFVTASACASGATAIGTARALLHSGACDVVVTGGSEAGVSPLILTGFAQMTALSTRVDDPAAASRPFDADRDGFVLGEGSAVLVLERAADARARGARVRARLLGYGASADAYHATAPEPGGRGITQAIRAALTDADVTASDVDHVNAHGTSTPANDRTEATAIARTLGPRPAVTSTKGVIGHALGAAGAIEAALTVLTVQHDAIPPTANLERQDPEIDIDVVAKAPRYAPVHVAISNSFGFGGQNAVLVFGKA encoded by the coding sequence ATGACCGGCGGCGACCTCGCGGTGACCGGTCTGGGGTTGGTGACCCCGGCCGGGATCGGCGTCGACGCCACCTGGATGGGCGTGTGCGCGGGCGCCTCCACCGCGCGGGCCGACCCTGAGCTGACCGACCTGCCCGTCACCTTCTCCTGCCGGGTGCCCGCATTCGAGCCCCGCAGGACGGTGGGCCGCCGCTCCTGGCAGTACGACCGCTTCGTCCAGCTGGCCCTGGTCGCCGCGCGGGAGGCGGTGGCCGACGCCGGGCTCGACCCGGCCACCTGGGACGGCGCGCGGGTGGGCGTGGTGATGGGGTGCGGTCTCGGCGGGGTAGCGACCTGGGAGACCCAGCACAAGAACCTGCTCGGCGGCGGCCCGCCGACGGTCTCCGCCCTGCTGATCCCGATGCTGGTGCCGAACATGGTCGCCGGGCAGATCGGCATAGCGCTTCGGGCCACCGGCCCGAACTTCGTCACCGCCAGCGCCTGCGCCTCCGGGGCCACCGCCATCGGCACGGCCCGCGCTCTGCTGCACAGCGGCGCCTGCGACGTGGTGGTCACCGGCGGCAGCGAGGCCGGCGTCAGCCCGCTCATCCTCACCGGGTTCGCCCAGATGACCGCGCTGTCCACCCGGGTCGACGACCCGGCCGCCGCCTCGCGCCCCTTCGACGCGGACCGGGACGGCTTCGTTCTGGGTGAGGGGAGTGCCGTGCTCGTCCTGGAACGGGCCGCGGACGCCCGGGCCCGCGGGGCCCGCGTGCGGGCGCGCCTGCTCGGCTACGGGGCCAGCGCCGACGCGTACCACGCGACCGCGCCGGAGCCCGGCGGGCGGGGCATCACCCAGGCGATCCGCGCCGCGCTCACCGACGCCGACGTGACCGCGTCCGACGTGGACCACGTCAACGCGCACGGCACGTCGACCCCGGCCAACGACCGGACGGAGGCCACCGCCATCGCCCGGACGCTCGGCCCCCGCCCCGCCGTCACCTCGACCAAGGGCGTGATCGGGCATGCGCTCGGCGCCGCCGGCGCCATCGAGGCCGCCCTCACCGTGCTCACCGTGCAGCACGACGCCATTCCCCCCACCGCGAACCTGGAACGTCAGGATCCGGAGATCGACATCGACGTGGTGGCCAAGGCACCCCGGTACGCCCCGGTGCACGTGGCGATCAGCAACTCGTTCGGCTTCGGCGGCCAGAACGCCGTCCTCGTCTTCGGGAAGGCCTGA
- a CDS encoding acyl carrier protein, with product MTATTYDRFVDILVTRFEVEPDEVHPDVTFEDLELDSLFLVELGLVVQQELGVKLDERDATPHSTISETAQLIDARLATPA from the coding sequence ATGACCGCAACCACCTACGACCGCTTCGTCGACATCTTGGTCACCCGCTTCGAGGTCGAGCCGGACGAGGTCCACCCTGACGTCACGTTCGAGGACCTGGAACTCGACTCCCTGTTCCTGGTGGAGCTCGGTCTCGTGGTCCAGCAGGAGTTGGGCGTGAAGCTCGACGAGCGGGACGCCACCCCGCACAGCACGATCTCCGAGACGGCGCAGCTGATCGACGCCCGCCTGGCGACACCGGCATGA
- a CDS encoding beta-ketoacyl-ACP synthase III, with protein sequence MTRAAVLRGIGSWLPPRRVPNSALPAELNTSDEWIRLRTGIGQRYLAEPGSATSDLAVRAGARALAHANVSEVDAVVVTTTTPDRPCPGIAPEVTWRLGLGNVGAYDVMAVCAGFVYALASAAGLITAGIADRVLVIAAETFSSILNPLDRTTAVIFGDGAAAVVLTTGHPDEPGRVGPFDLGSDGEHSGLIAVPAGGSRQRLSGRPVPPEEHYFTMDGREVFRHAVLRMAASTRTVLARAGWRATDLDHLVSHQANSRILHRLAEDLGLDSARAVSNIARVGNTAAASIPLALADALAAGALRTGDRLVLTAFGGGLTWGSVALTWPSLTCPGLAAASPAERGARA encoded by the coding sequence ATGACCCGCGCAGCGGTCCTTCGGGGAATCGGCAGCTGGCTACCGCCACGCCGCGTACCCAACAGCGCCCTCCCCGCCGAGCTGAACACGTCGGACGAGTGGATCCGGCTGCGTACCGGCATCGGCCAGCGATATCTCGCCGAGCCGGGCTCCGCCACCTCCGACCTGGCCGTCCGGGCCGGCGCCCGGGCCCTGGCACACGCCAACGTGTCCGAAGTGGACGCCGTCGTGGTCACCACCACCACACCGGATCGCCCCTGTCCGGGCATCGCGCCCGAGGTCACCTGGCGACTCGGCCTGGGTAACGTCGGCGCGTACGACGTCATGGCGGTCTGCGCCGGCTTCGTCTACGCCCTGGCCAGCGCCGCTGGCCTGATCACGGCAGGCATCGCCGACCGGGTCCTGGTGATCGCGGCGGAAACCTTCTCCAGCATCCTCAACCCGCTCGACCGGACCACCGCCGTGATCTTCGGCGACGGCGCGGCGGCGGTGGTGCTGACCACCGGGCACCCCGACGAGCCGGGTCGCGTGGGTCCCTTCGACCTGGGCAGCGACGGCGAGCACAGTGGGCTGATCGCGGTGCCCGCCGGCGGGTCCCGGCAGCGGCTCTCCGGCCGGCCGGTGCCACCCGAGGAGCACTACTTCACGATGGACGGCCGGGAGGTGTTCCGGCACGCCGTGCTCCGGATGGCCGCCTCCACCCGAACGGTGCTGGCCCGCGCCGGCTGGCGCGCCACGGATCTCGATCACCTGGTCAGCCACCAGGCGAACAGCCGCATCCTGCACCGCCTGGCCGAGGACCTCGGCCTCGACTCGGCCCGCGCGGTCAGCAACATCGCCCGCGTCGGCAACACCGCAGCCGCGTCGATCCCCCTGGCCCTCGCCGACGCCCTCGCCGCGGGCGCCCTACGCACCGGCGACCGGCTGGTGCTGACCGCCTTCGGCGGCGGGTTGACCTGGGGGTCCGTCGCCCTCACCTGGCCGTCACTGACCTGTCCCGGACTGGCCGCGGCCAGTCCTGCAGAACGAGGAGCACGCGCATGA
- a CDS encoding MaoC family dehydratase, whose protein sequence is MTTGISAAAPGSGAVASRFADLAALAAMVGRPLGVSAWQEIGQARVDSFAAVTGDGQWIHIDPARAARGPYGGPIAHGLLLASLMPGPVVELLAVDGIDLVLNAGLERLTFPAPVLVGERVRVRAELASFTWRVRGAADVTVEACVEVQQRPAVGCSALLRLVLRPRSAPRRRDSRP, encoded by the coding sequence ATGACGACAGGTATCTCTGCGGCGGCCCCGGGGTCCGGGGCGGTGGCGAGCCGTTTCGCCGATCTGGCGGCGCTCGCCGCGATGGTCGGGCGCCCGTTGGGGGTGAGCGCCTGGCAGGAGATCGGCCAGGCGAGGGTGGACAGCTTCGCGGCCGTCACCGGCGACGGGCAGTGGATCCACATCGATCCGGCGCGCGCCGCGCGGGGGCCGTACGGCGGTCCGATCGCCCACGGGTTGCTCCTCGCCTCGCTGATGCCGGGGCCGGTCGTCGAGCTGCTCGCCGTGGACGGGATCGACCTGGTGCTCAACGCCGGCCTGGAGCGGCTGACCTTTCCCGCGCCGGTCCTGGTCGGCGAACGGGTGCGGGTGCGGGCTGAGCTGGCCTCGTTCACCTGGCGGGTCCGCGGCGCGGCCGACGTGACCGTCGAGGCCTGCGTCGAGGTGCAGCAGCGGCCGGCGGTCGGCTGCAGTGCTCTGCTGCGTCTGGTGTTGCGCCCCCGATCGGCCCCGCGCCGGCGGGACTCGAGACCATGA
- a CDS encoding AfsR/SARP family transcriptional regulator, whose product MQLSVLGPIAIITEQGRQPVRGEKVRTTLALLALDAGRLVTSDRLVDELWPDQPVGNARNALQAHITRLRRLLDGGRDHGARGSLIRTVGSCYQLDLPPEALDSNRFRQLAGLGAASRTEDPRRAVALLEQALRLWHGPALLDAGPGPACRAAACWLDENRLMATEDLIAARLTLGEDRTVVPELEELTARYPLRERFTELLMVALYRCGRQVDAVNAYHRLRRSLTRDIGLDPGDRLQKRYLEILLRDPALRAFEAAA is encoded by the coding sequence ATGCAACTGTCTGTTCTCGGCCCGATCGCCATCATCACCGAGCAGGGTCGCCAGCCGGTGAGAGGCGAGAAGGTCCGTACGACACTCGCGCTGCTGGCCCTCGACGCGGGCCGGCTCGTGACTTCGGACCGGCTCGTCGACGAACTCTGGCCCGACCAGCCGGTCGGTAACGCCCGCAACGCCCTCCAGGCACACATCACCCGGCTCCGTCGGCTCCTCGACGGCGGACGCGATCACGGGGCGAGGGGATCGCTCATCCGGACGGTCGGCAGTTGCTACCAGCTCGACCTCCCCCCGGAAGCCCTGGACTCCAACCGGTTCCGGCAGTTGGCCGGTCTCGGCGCGGCGAGCCGGACGGAGGATCCACGGCGGGCGGTCGCGCTGCTGGAGCAGGCGCTGCGGCTCTGGCACGGCCCGGCGCTGCTCGACGCCGGCCCCGGCCCAGCCTGCCGGGCCGCCGCCTGCTGGCTGGACGAGAACCGGCTGATGGCGACCGAGGATCTGATCGCCGCCCGCCTCACCCTCGGCGAGGACCGGACCGTGGTGCCCGAGCTGGAGGAGCTCACCGCCCGCTACCCGCTGCGGGAACGCTTCACCGAGCTGCTCATGGTGGCGCTGTACCGCTGCGGGCGACAGGTCGACGCGGTGAACGCCTACCACCGCCTCCGACGGAGTCTGACCCGGGACATCGGCCTCGACCCCGGTGACCGGCTGCAGAAGCGGTACCTCGAGATCCTGTTGCGGGATCCCGCCCTGCGGGCCTTCGAGGCCGCTGCCTGA